GGAGCAAACTGGGGAGATGGCAGCTCTATCAACAAACATTGTGGATGTAGCTGTAATCCTGGAGGAGCACATCGTCTTGTGTGGGCTGCACGATGTACCAAATGCTTTAGCTGTGTTGATTGGACTACTTTATTGCCTCAACATCAGCTATCCAAAGAGACTGAAGTACACCTTCGAGGTAATTCAGAAGGTACTAATGAACATTGGGGGAAGCACCTCCTCTGCTCGGGTTCATGGACTGCGCAACAAATTGCTCCAGCAGTAATATGTTTTAATGTCAGGGTAGCCTGCcaccttctttcttctcttgcacTTTTTAATAAATTTTAGTTCCAGGATAGTTGTAAGGGTATTATATGTTCACTGTTTAACAGTTAAGTGTCCTGATTACACAAGCTGACCCACATGCGGACGGTTCTGCACAATGAGGTACATTATTGCATCCCTGGTTTTAAGAGCAATGTGATTCCTGTTCACATTTCCAAAGAATTAAAACATTTGTGAACTCAAGTACCCCGTTAACATGGGAAAATGCccatttgttcaaatttacactTGGCTTTTTGTATTATGCACCATTTACATTGACATACAGCCTCAccaacatacatacacacacatggatGCTTGTTCTACAATAAATGTTTGCTCTCAACCCAAATCACAAATACGAAGTCACCGACACAACCCAACACACATCTTTGTCCCACAAACTGACAGAAACAAGCATGCCATTTTTGTTTATTGAAAAATGTTAATTACTTTAAAAGATATCTGAAATTGTGTTAAAGTTatgctgaaaatgtttttttacagCTTGGCGATGAACTACATGGATTGTGAACAGTGTTAAAATAACTAAACTGGAGTCCTATCCTGTAGTTTTATGTTATGTGTTTACATACGGTTGAACAGGATTTTTGTGAGGATGTTAAAAAAAACTTGGTGTTTTGAAATGAGTTCTAAATGTTAAAATAGatgtttttaaaataaatctCTAGAAATTGACCCAAAGACGCATttggtttttatttatattttaaaacattttgaatCCTCAAAAACAGAAGTTAAGAGTGGATCTTTTtgaaacatgtaaaaaaaaatagtCAAGTTGACTCAACTTAAAATAATTTGTAACCTTGCTGCCTTAATATTTTGATTAAGGCTAGCAAATTATTTCAAGTCATTTCAACTAACTTATAAATCAGGCAAACAAAAAATTTCTGGTAATTTCTACTACTTTATAAATCAGGCAAACAAATAATTTCAGGTAATTTCAACTAACTTGTACATCAGGCAAACAAATTATTTAAAGTAATTTCAACTTGGATGTGAGTTGAAATTACTTTAAATAATTTGTTAGCCTGAATCAAAGGTTTGTAGAAGTTACTTAGATTATGTGGTTGATAGAACTAAAATATTAGTTGGTCTGACTGAAAAAAGAAAATTTATTCAACAAAAGAAAATAAGCTATGTGAACTTTATCCCATAAGTTGAAGAAACTTACTAGTTTGTTGACATTACTCAATATGATTTGCTAGCGTTAATCAAAATTTTAAGGCAGCGAGGTTACAAATTATTTTAAGTTGAGTCAACTTGGAATTTTTTACAGTGCAACAACTGTGGCTTAAAACAGATTTTATAAAACAAGCTGGTGAAAGTACGACCTCCATCAGCAAGAATACAGACCAGTTGATTTGCATAAATAAACTTTCTTCCTCCACAGAAGCTTAGATGAATGAGCTTTAATGGGGTGACTGTTCTTATGGTCTGCAAGACCATGCTAACTTGGGACTTTACCACTTAACCGAGACGTTCCTAACTGCCCTGATTGATGCTGGATGACGCAAtaacttaaatttttttttaaattttttttgcaaATGAGAACATCACAGAAACACACCTAGCATCACTCCAGAAGGACTTCTCTGGGAAACAAAAGCAGGTAAAGGTGTTGCTGATGATGCTCTGGAATCTGAGTCAGAGTTTTTACGTTGCTACAAATGCTGTGATCTCACTCTGAGAAAGTGTGCGTAGCTTCTCATCACAGTGAAAACTGGCACATCATCTTGCCACTACAGAGGGTGTGCTTCGTAGCACTTTGCATTTTTAGTAACATTATCTCACCAGGTGAGGGTCGCTACTCACACAATAGTGCAACATTAAACAGGATTTGGTTTGACTCCATTTGGTAGCATAAGTAGAAATTCCTCATAGATGTCATTAGGGCATTTATCAATAACTACAGGGGTACACCCACACTTATAAAGACAAAAAGCAAAAATACATCTGTATGGAATTACACATGCACATGAAAACACATGCTCACACTGACTTTAGTGGGTTTTTACACGATTCAACACTCATCTGGCAACTATACGGTGCAATACTGATTAAAAATCAAAGTTTTTAAGGTGCAACCAGTCATGTGTAAATCACCACCACGAATGAAGTTTAAGACCCAGTTCACATGGCAAGATGAAGCATGAGACCCCACGTGTCAATAAAAAAGTACAGATATATAACAGTTTTGGTCAtgtcaatagagctccgggagttgacgtcacttcgcccggcatgcaacagttcaaatcgaaacggcgccatattggcaggtagaagccggcagctggactatttgttattgtcagaaaactcaatcaaacgggaaatatggtagattcctgttgtgccccaggatgcagaacagacgcggacgacataaggaatgagccatctacaggatttccCTGTAGATGGGTTAaccgtaaaaataaaatgttccgtctcaaaatttgtgtgtgggggtgggggtggggggtggggggtggggggactgtaaaaataaaatgttttgtctcaaaatgtgtgtgatgtctaatatttgtctcagagaaaagtgggcactgtcatacatgcagtgtgtaattcattgtgttccctttAGACAATCGTGTTTtcagtttagctcttcagtgttctttccatgcttgctagtgttcacccaaaggctatttgtgtttaagcaatgaatggtatgtgtgtgtcatgtgtaaatgtggctgtgtttaccaaatgaaaacacatgttccattttgggaacatgttacgatatgtgatggcagggttttgttgcaaagggaagccacggtttaggaatttgtatgttatgtttggggttttgtgtgtgcagttttgaaagaaatgtacagttttgaaaaacacgttttagcaatcgaaaaaaactgtaaaaggaagttttcctctccactgtcgctgcatgcttgcttagtatgaggattgctgtaaagactgacactacTCAGTGacccgatgcaacctgctgggttccttatgtaggaaacgtgTTACTCTTGGGCTTGACCTGTATTGGAAGGGTGAaggtgtgtgaaggtccttgagacgactctggtcctgatttcgcgctttataaataaacttgaattgagttaGGCTCCCTACTAATGCTTGGAAATGCAATTGCATGGTGAAATGTGGCTGAATGTTTCTCCACAATGCAGATGAGGATCTGAAATCCAAATAATAGGCGCATCAATTTGGACATTGTTTTGCTACCATTCGGTGGGGTCAAAGTAAAGCTGTGTTTAGCTGGTCATTTCTTCTGCCTTCACAATGTTAATGAAGTTTCTCATTTAaaataaaggtgcagtatgtagaatatagtgagaaaatcccaaagagTCTGATGCTTCAGTCATTTAGGAAGGAAGGTTCTACTGAAACATGCTTCATGACAAGCTGCTGGGTTGTtccagcctggcaagccagactaaataaatgtattatttagtctggccacgctccattgacggctctcggttgtggggcgggttctaccgttgtctttcaaatgatctccacattccactggacaatgaatgtgacatactcttgtttcactctgttgcatcatcccacccaccaggcatatagagtgccccgattggcccacaaagcagataaagctctgtgatttgttcactaagcagatagagcactatgattggcccaccattatagaccaatcacagctctttatgtgtttgaaacccctccagagagctgtgattggctagccagagtcctggtaggagctgcggaggttccaatggagcgtgcctagaccaagctttgcaaagcaagaatttggtctagatcACTAGGCTAGGGTTGTCCGTTTTTTTTCCTAAAACGAAGGAAGGTGGGTCGTAacgactgtttaccatcagtatgtgtgtgtgtgtgtggtggtggggtcGTGTTTCCTgtaagctaatgctgcagcgcccgCTATTGTAATATGACGACGGACGACTAAAAGCTCCAGAGTCGTTGtggtaaccacattttaccacaggatgccattttttacttcatttctacataatgcacctttaactgcTAGCTGTGACCACATGCTAGCATTAATAGCCTATGTTAAAATTGCTGAATTGTCTGAGTGTGACCCTTGCTTGTTGCTAAGGGTTAGGGTTCATATGGAGGCTAAGTGTTAGCTGGAGCCTATCTGAACAGAACAGACACCAACCCAGAAGGGCCCTGGGGATCCAAACTACTGGTTGCAGCTTTAAAAGTCATGGAGCTTAATATTGCACCTAAAGTTATTTTTCTCATAAAGGAATCTCAAAACTGGTGACTGAACATTGACACAATGAGACTCGAACACACAAACTAAACCGTAAGAATGGGCGTTGCTAGAAGATCATGCCGAGCATAAGGAGCTACACTGTGGTTTCATTTTTCCAAGGGCCAGTTCTGATATTTCCTGTGGCGTCGGAACAAAACAGGCCATCTTCTTGTAGGCTTCTGTTTCGACCAATGGCTCCTCTGCGGTTGATGGTAGCCTGCTGTCGAGGCAGAGTGTTCCTTGGGAAACCTCTCTGCTCCAAGTTAAGAAATGGGTCATCGTTGCCTTCTGACTCTGACATACAGCTGTAAGGGGTGTGGTCTTGGTGATACTGCAAAGGGAAGGAATCAGGCTCTTCACAACAGGTTGCATTGGATGAGGACTTGACTGAACTATAAATGTGCCACTGGCACGAAGGAACCCCCTGAGAAGGCAGGAAGAGGCTTTTATAGGAAGGAATGTTGTTGTGCATATTGAGAACGTGGCTGTGGCAGGACGTCGCTGAGTCTTGTTCACTGTGGCAGGAGGTTTGGCATTGCAAGCCATGACAAGAATCCATTTGCTTCTCTTGGTGAGGGCTGGGACAAGGATGCTGGAGGTCTGGGTGTGGGCTGTTAGAGACCAGTGGTGACCCTTCCAAGTGATGTCCAGCCTGTGGGCTGTCCAGGTGGGAGCTGAGCACACTTCCATCCATACTAAAAGAAGTCCTGTGGGTACGATAGTCTTGGAGGCATGGCCGCGGGCGATTAAAGGAGCGTGACTTTTTTCTGTCAGTAAGGCAGCTCTGTAGAGGGAGGGAAGGGCGGGGGAGCTCATCAGGAAGGGAATGTGGACGTGGTAAGGGACCTGGCTCAAGAAGAGATGAAATGGGAGAAGCAGAACTCATGACAGCCACACAACAGGGAGCTGTGTTACTGGGAGTTGGGCTCAGAGGACGGGGAGTCATTTTATCAACTGAGCTCTGCAGAAGGTGGGTGGAAAGCAGTGGTTGCTTGCCTGGGAGTGGCAAGCTCAGTAGGCAGTGAGGTTGGTGGGACTCTGGCTTCTGACTTGTGCCATCACCTTTCACATCCTCTGTCTTGGTCTTCGACGAGCAGCAGACCCACCAACGGTTCCACACGTCATCGCGTTTCGCACAGTGCTGGATGAGAAGGAAGAGTCCAAGAGTCACACAAAAAGCTCCGTACAGGCAGCTGAAGATCATATCCAGGAAGTGCCCCAATGAGACTGCTAAAGCTCCCAAAGCCCAGGTGGCCAGGaacaggaagagggtgaaggCCGTGGCCCGCAGCTGGGCTTTAAATGAGTGCTCGTTGGCCAGCACGGATACTCCAGCAGCAAAGGGCACAGAGTCCCCAGAAGGTCCCCTACCACCAGTCTGGCATTGATGGTTGGACTCAGTGGATAAATGCTGCTGATCTTCACTCACAGCCCGCAGCTCATACTTCCTCTCTGGGTGGCGCTTCAGTTGGATAAAGGTGTACAGGAAGTACAAGCACATGACCAAAACCAGAAGACCCACCGGGGCAAAGAAGCCCCCCAGGCTTGCCTCCCATGCCATCCAGCAGCTGCAAACAATGCACAGCAACATGAGTTCTGAACTGGCTCAGCTGACACCAAACAGTCATGAAGATTCTCAGAACCCACGAAAACTTACTACAGAGCTCCGGCCCTGCTGCCATAGTTCTCTCCACCAAACGCTGCTGTGGCTCCAACTATTATGAGAGGAACTCCATCACTCACCATGTAGAACCTGCAACAAAGAATCAAATGGCAAAATCATTCACACAGCCATGGGAATTGTTAGAGCTGGGTATCGATTCAAAACTCAAGGATCGATTCAGTTCCAATTCCCAAAAATTAGAATCGATTATCACGATGTGATTTGATCAGATATATGGATTCAGCTCAGCGAACACTTCTTTTTCTGCTCTTACTTTAATGACATGACTATGACTAAGTAGTTGTGCAGTATATTAGCACTATTAGCATTCAACAACAAATTTATGAAATATTGTTAGTTTATGTATCGTCCTCTCAGAACGCTGACTTCACAAACATGCTGTCAGGCAGAATtagccatagatatgtatatataaacactagatgcctCGTCCCCGCAGCTCGCCAATGGGATGCGACGTAGCAACGTGGCGGCCATCTAACCTCAGACAGCTGACCCCTTTCTTGACATTGGGATTTATGGTGCATGTACTATTTAAATAACTCTAACTTGCTCAATTTTCAAAAGGTTTGAGTTGTTATAAACGCCAGAGATGTGTCTATGAAATAGGATGGGTTTGGCCCAGAAATTCCTGTTACTTCActccacaaagcatttaatctttcataACACATTTAATTGTAAGCTACAGTAACTTAAACTATACATAgcctattattatattatatagatctatcatatatatatacacatacatatatatatatatatatatatatattgtcatGAGGCGGTGgtgaggacccaagatgcagtacccaggatgacacgaggcaaggATGATGATAAAGTAGAAGTTCTTTATTTTTaggtgagccaaaaaccaagtATATCCAAGCtggaagccaaaaatccaaaatccaaaaaccagatAAATATCTGGGGTCAAAAACCTCTGGAATAAACACAGAGGGACGACACTGACAGAACTACAaacaacattaatggaccgacacaagacaaagaccaggcagggcttaaatagactgggagaggcaatcaggaaaacaggcagcaggtgtgcggagtgagctgctggagggaaggcaggtgatgaTAATAATCttaatggggaaacagaacagaGAATGGCAGAAAACCCTAAAATACAATATTTAAACCTAAAGACTGGGGGAAAGGCTCACACAACtatctggaggaggacataatacacacacatatacactcatacacacacaaacactaactgggcaggacacacacacacaaacacaacaactCTGACACCTATAAACAGAACTGGGAAATGaccaagcaaacacacacacacacacacacacacacacacacacacacacacacacgcacacacacacacacacgcacacacacacacacacacacatagcaggGGACTGAGAGGCTGgaggctacaaggacacagaaaatGAAGACCTGGAAGGGCTGGGGAGGAATGAGATGAAACGGAACCTGGGAGGAATAATTGTACCGGTACCACATAAGACACAAAGACTGAGACgaggacaaggacacatgagggcgctatgagacacaaaagggaatctagagagggctgGAGGCCACCAGGAGGTACAAAAAAGGAAGGGGCCGACGCAgaccaagacatatatatatatatatatatatatatatatatatatatatatatatatatatatatatttattcctGGTTTGTGAAATAAGATTTGTTTAGAAATGATATTTCAAGGTTCTATTGAGGTAAAGCCCACATTAACAGAAATGTGCACCCGAACAAATATGACAAACAACACCCAAATCACATCTGTCAGCCAGAACCGGCCCGCCAGCAATAAAATTTCACCCAgcaaattattttgtattttcactgtttcttaacttttgttttcttatttattgactttcatttattaattataagctctttggaaatgctttctgaaaaagttaggaaaaaatcaaaagatagattaggttaataaataagctgtattacagtaataaataagatggatttatCTTGCAAAGGAGATTTTTAACATTCATAAAACCAGATAAACAATGTATAGAAGAAGGTAGCAACAGCAATGGAACAGCAgtttcaaataattttatttacataaaaacaattaacagacagaataatgttatgtttatttatttggtagacgcttttatccaaagcgacgtacaaggtCTTTtttaacctacagggcatgttgtgatctgtaggggaaaccggattaaccggaggaaacccacgcatgcatggggagaacacgcaactccacgcagaaaggccacagccgactttcgaacctgcaaccttcttgctgcgaggcaacagtgctaaccactgcgccaccatgcagcccatgcatAATGTACAAGTATAGGTTTTATTTGCAACAGTTACAGATGACAGGTGATCCCACGTTGTCTCAGTTTGTCACAGCGGCGATTCGAGcatccgtaggctgcacaaaagtcAGGCATGTTGACCCTCGAGCTTCACAATTAATAAAGGTGTATTTGTGCAAACATAAAtccagaaatgtcctgttttaatATATCTCAGTATAAGTTTTGGGTAACAAACCAAGACGCTTAAAAATCACAGGCAATTTagcattaatttatttaaaataaaacaagcgACTCCCACCGCTGACGTCCTTaggtctgcttcagcccccctaaaataatcacaagcccccctatcattttgagttattttagggctgggacttattatgattaattagaaaaaaacgacacgttaaaaaatgttcacgcatttaatcgcagcttgcatttcgagcacggcggaacctttgtcattgcacgacttcctcgtagacagaatatcactgacgcacacaacaatgcacagtgctaatgactactaacggaataaaaacggaaagaagttgccttgcttgaactgatgcaggatttaggaaatccgtacgcctcttttcttaacttgaaaaaaacacttccagacaacaacggagtccgtgtcgcggacatttttcagagatcgtctctgctgcggctgcccggtggcaacgggaactttacagaagttgcggtaagctatatttttttaaaggagacataacatgcttttaagttattcctttttacatctaaatccttcagttggggtctaaatacagtggaactgcagttctttggtctgatttcctcattattgttgctctacagaccctcatctacccctgttctgaggaaagtcttgagaacgagccgtttttgggtactgtctctttaaactggaggaggagctgtaaactccgcccccctccatagtgcagacctgtactctcctcccccagtcggactttgtagttctatagagaaatcattatttagcatagcagatttagcatagcatattagcatttttaaaacatgtggggagggtagttcatcaagctgtttcaaggctgctaactctctcatgcatttgtctgtagtcacacacacacacccgtcactgccgacggagggaccagctagcaggcacgtgcgcgcgcgcgcgcacacacacacacacacacacaaggaatgctgcttgcttatttatttctataaaaaatgttttaaaaaatgatacagctcattaaaacaccattaaaagaatacattttattaagatctctatctatatatatatatatatacatacatataattataaataattttataagtagtcttattttatattgggtgtcttaatggctgaaaatggataaaaagcagttacattttaatttaaagatttgagattcgagtcaaaaataaagaacattcctccaaatgttctttaatgtgatcattataattctaatgcttacaactttgtttttattgtctgcaatgcgtagcctatatctttattaaatatgtgtttagctgtaaagtggtaattctctctaatgtgtacagagaggtggacatcagtgctgcagtgaaattcccaggatcagtctgctttgctaacaaatatagttaaatcttacctgcattctaaataaataccgttaggtggaaacatcagtaggcattgagttattgatacaatccctaacagccagaatggaagaagagcatgctggatcatcctggatctgagcctgttctgtgtatttacctacaggatgcaataaatgtctacaaggctgagtttggaccattacatctaa
This Nothobranchius furzeri strain GRZ-AD chromosome 16, NfurGRZ-RIMD1, whole genome shotgun sequence DNA region includes the following protein-coding sequences:
- the adgra1a gene encoding adhesion G protein-coupled receptor A1 isoform X1 — its product is MFQDLKRVLSFPPYPGDYLHPVVYACTAVMLLCLIVSIMTYIVNHRVIRISRNGWHTLLNFLFHTGLTFAVFAGGINQINFPVVCQIVGVLLHYASLSTMLWLTFTARNICKDVSYDPLQGQDRKGPVQTHSKTTVLRFYMVSDGVPLIIVGATAAFGGENYGSRAGALYCWMAWEASLGGFFAPVGLLVLVMCLYFLYTFIQLKRHPERKYELRAVSEDQQHLSTESNHQCQTGGRGPSGDSVPFAAGVSVLANEHSFKAQLRATAFTLFLFLATWALGALAVSLGHFLDMIFSCLYGAFCVTLGLFLLIQHCAKRDDVWNRWWVCCSSKTKTEDVKGDGTSQKPESHQPHCLLSLPLPGKQPLLSTHLLQSSVDKMTPRPLSPTPSNTAPCCVAVMSSASPISSLLEPGPLPRPHSLPDELPRPSLPLQSCLTDRKKSRSFNRPRPCLQDYRTHRTSFSMDGSVLSSHLDSPQAGHHLEGSPLVSNSPHPDLQHPCPSPHQEKQMDSCHGLQCQTSCHSEQDSATSCHSHVLNMHNNIPSYKSLFLPSQGVPSCQWHIYSSVKSSSNATCCEEPDSFPLQYHQDHTPYSCMSESEGNDDPFLNLEQRGFPRNTLPRQQATINRRGAIGRNRSLQEDGLFCSDATGNIRTGPWKNETTV
- the adgra1a gene encoding adhesion G protein-coupled receptor A1 isoform X2; the protein is MDLKRVLSFPPYPGDYLHPVVYACTAVMLLCLIVSIMTYIVNHRVIRISRNGWHTLLNFLFHTGLTFAVFAGGINQINFPVVCQIVGVLLHYASLSTMLWLTFTARNICKDVSYDPLQGQDRKGPVQTHSKTTVLRFYMVSDGVPLIIVGATAAFGGENYGSRAGALYCWMAWEASLGGFFAPVGLLVLVMCLYFLYTFIQLKRHPERKYELRAVSEDQQHLSTESNHQCQTGGRGPSGDSVPFAAGVSVLANEHSFKAQLRATAFTLFLFLATWALGALAVSLGHFLDMIFSCLYGAFCVTLGLFLLIQHCAKRDDVWNRWWVCCSSKTKTEDVKGDGTSQKPESHQPHCLLSLPLPGKQPLLSTHLLQSSVDKMTPRPLSPTPSNTAPCCVAVMSSASPISSLLEPGPLPRPHSLPDELPRPSLPLQSCLTDRKKSRSFNRPRPCLQDYRTHRTSFSMDGSVLSSHLDSPQAGHHLEGSPLVSNSPHPDLQHPCPSPHQEKQMDSCHGLQCQTSCHSEQDSATSCHSHVLNMHNNIPSYKSLFLPSQGVPSCQWHIYSSVKSSSNATCCEEPDSFPLQYHQDHTPYSCMSESEGNDDPFLNLEQRGFPRNTLPRQQATINRRGAIGRNRSLQEDGLFCSDATGNIRTGPWKNETTV